From the Nematostella vectensis chromosome 7, jaNemVect1.1, whole genome shotgun sequence genome, the window CGGTACATACAGAGCGAAAATTATACATACATGAAAATATACATGGCAAAAACGTCTCAGATCTAGTAAGAGATTATGAAATttctttttatagtttttttgaATCGGTTAAAGGCTAGCTGCTTAGCTGAGTAGTCGATTTTATTCCATGTTATAACTCCTTGGAAGCGAATATTGAACTTGCTATAGTTTGTATGAACTGATGGAAGACAGTAGGATGAGCTCGAGGCTAGCCTGGTTTCATACGTGTGCCTTGAGCTGATGAGTGTGAAGAAATTATTAAATGGAGTAGGTAATAATCTTGAGTAAAATTTGAACATGAATTGACAGTTGAGATATGATATAATATCTTGGAATTTAAGgatttgtaattttttataTAGTTTGTTCTCATTTGTGAAAGTTTTGAAATATTCCTCTTATTGTGCGTGTATATTCTTATTAAcgtgaaaagaaataaaaagcagCGTAAAGATATCCACGTTATAAAAAACGCGTCTCTAGTAGACGATAGGCTTGTTTAAAAGACCACCCCCTCCTAAGCAAAGCAAGGGGTTGCCAAAGTGATTATCTCCCATAATCCTTTGAGGTCTTCACAATGTTGCCCGCAGCCATGTTACGACTAAAATATTAGAACGGAACGAACTCTTGTCAAAGATACTTTACCAAAATTCATTGCGGTTATTATAAATTCTCCAAGATGGGTTGAAGTCTAGGCCATAATGGTAGAAATGACAGATTCCACTGTTCTTGTTGAGAGAAAGACTTCGTATTCGGAGGTAAGTTAGGACAAAACGGGATAGCAAGCAACCGTGGTATGTAGTGTGTTTATTGGTTGTAATGTTTCTAAAAGCACCAAAATGACTTTCCATCGTGAAATTTAGCCTTTTTGGTTCCTTGGATTGTGTAGATGGCATATGTAGCTATTACTTCACCGCCATTTTAGTTTATATTGATCGATATTTTTTCCATGTGTTTACATCTTTCGGTGTTGCCAAACTCCCGGACTTTGTCTTGATTTCCCCGAGAAACACCAGAATGGTATCTCTGTCCTGCATCTAAATACTTTTTAAAGGGTGTCTTTGTACTATACATGCTTCAAATTTATATATTCAATTGAAAAAGCGAGAAAATGGGTTGATTCTTTATTCAGGAAGATCGTGTTATGTTTGCCAAAGGATTTgtgtattttaatattttagcTACTGTTAATCTTCTAAGAGTTTTTCATCTTACAGTACAACCTTTAGGAGCGATCATATACCTTTCCTATTTGCTGATATGCTTTTGTTTATTGATGCCTTTTGGGTTTGATCGCTTGGAGTTAGATTATAAAAAattaatttcaatttttgGTTTAATTAGTCCGACTATTGTAAACGCTAAAACCTTGGCATTGGTGAGAATTTATCAAGAAGCAGTATGCTAATATATTACTTTATCCAAGTATGGGGTCGAAACAGGAACTTTCAATTCTTCAACAACACGTTGCTCCTACTATAACCACCTGCTTATCCATTTTGCTATAGTCTTATATTTAGGGGTTTTAATCCTTCTCCTTTTCAAATCATCTTTATACTCACTCTTTTTTTGGATATATATTTGAATGAATCCATTTGTTATACATTACTCTCTATTTTGATATAATCTCATAAAAGCATAAAAATGGTCACCTCTGTTTTATCTCGAAACCAAACAAATTTGAAATGTACACATTGGCAATTCAAAGAAGGAAGGTAAAATTGTTATGATTTCATAAAGGTAAAAACTGTGTACCATAATTCACCTTGAGTAGGTGAGTTACTTGGAAAAGATTCAGTAAACAGTGATCAAATTAGCCCATAGGGGTATGCAATAATTGCCAATAAGATACCCCCGCAGCCTCTTGCTGATGTCACTAGGAGgtataaaatatgtttttttttctaaaacatATGATGGATGGAATTCATGGGTTTAGCTCCCAatacattttgttaaaaatacCACTCCAAAGGGGCCAGTGGTGATGATGCAGGGGGAGTGATATGTATAACtgttacccctcccccccttcatTTCCCGATGCAGTACCCCTTTGTGATGAGCCTTTACATCTGTGATTCTCAAGTCAGTAAACTTTGGCtgaattttgttgttgttgttgtttaggTATTAAAGCAGGGTCCCAAAAAAGACaatgaaacaaacaaacagtaTTTGAATGGTGGTGTTTACTTCAGACGGAATGAGCGGTCTAACTCTGAGGtttgtttgctatctggttgTTCATTATACATAGATTTAAATGTACATTCTCACTACAATAGACTACATAACACATTGGTTGAAGAGGGGGGTAGTCATCACAAATCATATGGGTCAATTCCCACAATTTTACCAATCACGGTCTAAGAAAATAACATTAACCATTTTATTAAATCTTTTaagttttaaatttaaaaaaattaaatctaGGAAATTATAAATTAGAGCCTGAAACATCAAGAAAAAAGTGGCCAAAGAACAACTTTGAACTGTCATTTAGACCAGATGATGTCACATTTCACAAATTTCGTGGTTTATCATGATTTGGGCAAGATAACTTTGTTATTAAACGGTCAATAGGACATATGATTCCATGAATCATGAGTTGACTTGATTATGtttctgttggttttgttttcagTGCTCCTCAGATTCTCAGCTGGACAATTTGCTGGAGGCAGCTGATAGAATAAAGGAGGGAAAGAATAATAAGGTAGTTTTTACTAGAAAAGGGATCAAATGATTTCCTGTTGCTGAAGAGGATTATAAGACACCTTTAAttactgttttatttaataCTACTTTgatgaggggaggggtgggggcagATGAGGAAGGGCAGCCCCCCagacagatttgatttttggAGGAGCGGGGCAGGCacatacacaggggggtgcgcagggtgcatACGGCAtcccccagtgcccaccaCCCCCCCTTGCTACATCCCTTTAGTTTTGACACTATTGTCTTATTCCCAGGCCAAGAGAAGAGTGCATTTCAACTTGTCAAACAATGAAGAGTTCTCCTACAGCTACTCCCAATACACTGAGTTGTCAGATGAAGAAGGAAGCCATACCAGCCATTTGTCTACTAACATCAATTTCACAAGCTATTATATGAATGGTCATGATGACGacagtggtgatgatgatgacgatgactatgatgatgatgatgatgatgatgaagatgatgataatgactatGGAACTGATACAAGTGAAGAAGGGAGTAATCATGGATTAGGAAAATATGGCTACCTTGTGGATAAATCAGGGGAAAATCGTAAAGATGTAAATGGTAATATTGGGGTTGTTCAAAATGGAGATGCAGTGACAGATACTTCATATGAACATCAAGAAATTGCGAGcaaaaatgaatacaataacaaagaaactGGAGAGAAGGTATCTCAGGTAAGCTttgcaaatatatatattatttgtttatgGATGCGCAGAACAGGCCTTGAAATTTTAGGaaggcacaatacagaaacagtaaattCAGTATTGGGGTCACAGACACACCCCtactgtttttttgtttttttcttcatgaAATGTTTTGGGCATGTGCCCTCAGGGCCATAGCCAGCATGAGACAAGTGAGACACTcgcctcggtaaaattttgatgtttagtgtttcacaattgaaaagtatgagataaaacacatgcttttgttggatttatcatccAACCTGTGGCTAGCTTTACCTCGGTAGAATTCTGAttctggctacaggcctggccccaagtaccccaccccttgaTACGGCCCTGATGAGTTTGGTGCTAGACACATAGCTTTGAAGAATTACTGAGTTTTACATGTTTTCGTAATATACCCATATAGCTGTCAACACAACTTGGATACAAATTTTgtgaaatcgggtgaaatacagtaaatatgtgaaaacaaaaaacaaaagagcCAATGCGGATGAGTTGACAGCTTTgtatatccccccccccccccaaaaaaaagaaatcctGCTACTTGCAATGCCATTTTCAAGAGGGAGAGCAGTAATATTTCTGCCAGAATTTTCACTGAGTATGCATTCTCCCCATCTGAGTCATCAAGGATTTAGAAATGAGGCCTTAAGCGACATAATCATATGAACGTTTTAATCTACTTGTAGGTAAATCAGCTTGAATCAGCACTTTCACAACGCAAGAACTCTGTTCAAAGACAACTAAGTGATCTGAGTGAAAGTCTGAAGAAAGCGAGAGAAGAGACAAACAAAGAGGTGATGTTGTATGGTTTTATGTTTATTCATGCGAAACACAATATTAGCGTTTTCCTCTTGtgcagagctttctgtgtcgtTTCTTTGCTTTGCAACTAGTTTCCATATGATCCCACTCGATCGCACACAATCACACTGtgatttttcaaatataatTGTACCTGATCACCTGTTTGCAATCATATGGTAACAAGCCTTAATAGTGCTTCTgcaaagtttatttattttttttttttttttgcatgctAACTATTATAATCGGACAAGATCAACAAGCAACTTTTAAGTTTTAACTTTTAAGCACATGGCAAGCTTACATAACAGTAGTGAGTCACGTGATGGCGTGACTACATATATGGGACTACTCACAACACTACCTACCCTTTCCACCATCCCCCACCCTTACCCACTATCCTCTtttatgcccccccccctcaccttAGAAgccatggtacgaatacctGCTTTTAGCTAACAACTGCATCTATACAGAGTCTTTTGTTAAAATGTTCTATCTCTCTTTAGATGGAACAGCTGAAGAAAGACTTAGAAGCACGGAGACACGAGTACATTACGGATATCAACAATATACACTTGCAGAGAGAGGAGCAAAAGTAAGGCGCTAGTATACATATGCTCCAATACACAAATCACATACACCTATTGTATACACCAATcgttaaaaaatgtttttattggaAACAGCGAATGCCAAATAGCTGTTCTAAGGCCGAAAGGTGCCCTTACTCAATAATTTGTGACTCCAGCGAATCTAGTACCATACATTGAGAACCTTCGGCCGTAAGGCCGTAACCacaaatgtgtagttccagaaaatagcCATAccttccccccacccctctggaatttccaaccccctggaaaaaaataaatacagtaactgttaaggaaaaatgGCATTttaaccccaccccctcccctctggaaattcctgggcgtttgaaaccccccccccacccccccagtatttccaatcccctcaatggggggtatggatgttttctggaactacacaataatTCTTAAATTTTTCTCAGcattttgataaaatatatatacggTTACCGTTTTCCATTTTGCAATTACCACTTTTTATTcacactgacaaccttttcttattatttttaaagcgGCAATCGCACAACTTTACCTCAACTTACAAAATACTATATTTagcaggccatccgctcttaATTATCAATCACGGGAGAGACTTGTCTATAAACGCTGAACAGTTTAAGATAAAGACAAAACAACACTCAAAATGGTACCTCATTTTATTGCTTTCGAGGcacttcacccaacaaggggATTCCCACAGCATCTTTGGATTATCCTAGTCTTGTTGTTGCAATGCTACAACAACACTAGAATTACCCCCATAGTTTTGACAGGGATTTATGTGTCCCTCGTTTCGTTTTTAGGCGCAAGTTCGAGGAAGAGCTGGAAGAGTTTCAAAACGAGGAAAAGTTGGAAGAACGACGACAAAGATACCACGAACACGAGGTAATGAATCTTACTAATAACTCCAGGTGCGTGTcttggggaggagggggggggtatgtGACAAGATGAGCTCGACCCCGGTTGACCCCTTTCTTTGTAGTAGTTAATACAACTATACCCCTAGTCGTAGTTCATCTTTAGCCTTTTCCGCAGGCAACTCAACTCTGTAATGGCCTTTATTCAGATTCGGGATTCCCCCTGCGTTATTTTTCTTCTCTAttcgccacaggaaccccgcattgaaaaaaaactatttttcttTCCAATGAGAAGAGATGCCTGGGAGGAGTGGGTGATGAAGTTCATCTTCTTGTTGTGTTTTCTAGATGGATCTTGTGACCTATTACCAGAGCTAAAGATGCCAATTTAAAATTaattgatccgtggtcagtTGATAACTCTAGACCCCCTGTTTTTTGTGTCTAGGCACGCCCCTGAACACATGCCATTCTAATCCTTAACATAATTAGTTTGGGAAAGGTTTATTGCCTATTTTGTTGAAATTTATAACCTTAGTTTCTGAACGTTGTTCTTTCTTCTTAGGCTTTGATAACAAAGCAAGAACTGGAACTCGAGGAGAGAAAGAAGCAAGCTATCGAGCAAGACCGAGAGGTAACGCTATGCGCCATGAAATCTAAACAATCCCcgatcaaacaaaaataaatatttgtaaGCGGAGTTTATCATTGTTCGGCCGCGAACGATATTGGCGAGGCTGCAATTTCGCGATCTGACTCTCGTTCTCCCTTCTCGTTATGAGTAAGTTATGCCTGCTTCTGATTGGTCGGGAACGAGGCAAACACGGTGGCTTCTGATTGGTGACTTCACCAACCGCCTCTTATACCAAATAGAAATACATTACTGCGAAGTGGATGGAGGAGCTTGAATCTAGCACCTCATCAATAGTTTTCCAGGCAATGATGGATCTCGACAACCCGATTATGTGAGAGACTGATGCCTGAAAATGCAACAAGTCGTCCACCTGAAACAAGTGAATTAGCTTAGGCTCGACAGCTATGGAAACAGTTGGCTGTGGATAACATAATAATTCTTTTCTTGCCGTAGATTCGTGATTACGAGGAGTACCTGAATCGACGTCACGCAGTATGCAACAATAAAGAGAAGGACTTGGTCGAGCTACAGAATGTAAGTCCCATGGTATTAAATTCCTGTGGAGGGAGAGGACGTGGTCGATCATAGATCCAAAATTGTGAGATAAACAGGACTGAAAACAGAATCCTCCCTCTCTTCCACACTACCAGTCAAGTTCAGCTACCGCTAACCCTAGATGATATACCTTAAAGTTTCCAAAAATACACTGCGGTATCTCTTTAGTCTAGCGATTGCGCTCTAACAGCCTGTTGCTGACAAGAgctttgcttgtaatttgctaaaaaaaaacaatcgcAGCTTTTCACATCAGGATATTTCCCTAAGGACATCATTGGCATTATTAACTTTGTTGGGGCATAATTAAAGCTGTCCTTATAGATGTTTGTACGTCGAGATTGATTCAACGGAGTcatttctattacattgcttccAAGCACTTTTGAAGATCATCTTCCAAGTAACCGAATCTAATGATGTTTAGTTTACATTTTTGCCGTCTTGGAGCTGGGGGCTTATAGTAATGAATAAGTTATACCTGATAATTTGCTTTCAAAAGTATGTTATggtaatatatttattttcaaatttcgtCAGGATCTTGACACGTTATCGCAAGAGCTGGAAGCTAAGCGTGAGCGCCTGCTCAACAAAAGCAAAGCTCTGGAGCAGAACATGCAGCAAGCCTTGGAACAAGAGGAGTCTGGGGCGAGCGCGATACCGCCGCCACCATTGGTTGAGCGACGCTCTAGGTAAAATAgggatcacgtgactgtttgggctgcaaactagcgcgcgctcaggctttcagcggtaaaataacagcaacaaaaagcaacttatttgGCGCTTacgaattattattttttcttcagaAAGGGAttagttttatttaaagattttattttcccgTCAtactctggtgtgacgggctcAGTCATTTctgatattttttgtttgatttttttgttttgatttgccacccagaaagatcacgtgatctcttagcgcataATCCCCTATTACGAAAACGCCGGATCGTAGGTTCATAAGGGGGGATGGGCCTGCTACCGATCGCAGAAAACccttgatatttttattttacccAATGCGGGTGATTCAGCGTAAAAAGCGGGTGATATTCTACTAAGGATGATCCGAGGTAAAAATAGATCTTTTCTCAAAAAATCTTGATAACGTGACAAGGGGGACACAAATCTTCGAACGCCCGGCTTATTCGGATGCGATCGATTTTCTATCGTTGCGCATTCGGTTGCTTAGTGGTGTGAGAACCTCTGGCACCAAATTTAGTTTAAATTTCGCTTTAGGGTCTTCAAGCCGTTTGCTTCGTGTACTTTCAATTTCACCAAATACtgtatcgtttttttttccgccGGTGTAGGAGCGCCAGTCGAGTCAGCGGACTGAACCGCGGAACGGACATGCGCATTGAAGAACTCAAGTACCAGAACAAGCAGCTACTAGAGGAGCTGTTTACGCTGAAGAAAGCCGTGGAAGCTGGGAACGAGCGGGAGGCCGAGACGCATCAGACGGTTAGtaatgggctccctgtgggaTTTAGAAAATGTGCAAATGCTTGTAGACATTGTCAACTCGTCAAGTTGGATCAAGGAACCCTTTTGAGTGACTGGGCAAAAAGTCCTTATCAAGAATATCAGGAAAGTGCATGAAGTTTTATTAAgttaatgtctttttttttcggctTCTAGACAAGTTTCAAGACTATGgggtgccccctccccctccaatTTATTACTGTGATATGGCACATCTATCTGGGCATAAGATTTCATTGACCATTTTTTCTACATCtctatagaaaaaaaacagcagtGTCATCCAGGTCGGGCCGAATGTCTTTAAAGCCAAAACTTCCTCTTCACCCTTCATATACCCTTCATATAACTTCCATAGCAAGATCGTGTGGTATTTATctatttcttgttttgtttgtgtgtgtgtacaGATGGAAGCGCTTGCGGTCGAGAACAAACGTCTcactcaaaaagtcaaacATTTGGAAACACAGCTCGAACTCGCCCGTAAAAGCGCGGACCTCGCCTCGGACTCATCCGGGCCTTCTGTCGACGAAATTCTACGTAAAACTACGGCAGACATGCGCAACTCACGAGTCGGACTCAGGCCCTCGAGGATGAGTATCCACAGCAATAACGGTTCCCATGCGCGACTTGCGAGAGAGCCTTCCAAAGAGTCCGTTCACTCTAAAGGCTCTGGGAGCAGCGATTCCGTTAAGAACTCGAAATCGAGTAAAACGTCAAAGTCTCCCGCGAGGGGTAATAGCAAGGACGGTGGTGAGACTGGAAATGGTCGAGTTACGAATGGTAATGAAAAGGTAACGAGTGCGTTATGTGTTGTGATGTAGCCCATGGTCGAAAACCTGACGATGGACTACTAATAAGCCACGAGCTACTATTGACCTACCGACGACCCGCCGACAAACTACTGGCGACCGTCGACCAACCGACGACCCGCCGCCGAGCCTACTAGCGACCGTCGATCAACCGACGATCTATATCGACGAACCGCCGTCGAGCTTCTAGCGACCGTCGATCTACCGACGATCTATCGAGGACCCGCCGTCGAGCTAATAATGACCTACCGAAAACACATCGACAAAAGGATGTGAAGTACCATTCAGAATGCAGTGGTAAACAGATAATTATTATTCTCACGAAAAAAGCCCCGTGTTGTCCTTGGAATGGGCTCGTGTAAGATTATCTCCCTGCTGGCCAGGACCAGGAACTTCCTAgtgttgtttttaaatattgcAATATTCATTGATGGATTTTTGATATTCAGTGCTTATCCTTGTTATGCTGAATTCACCAGTTCACATTTTAACATATGTTTTATCCAGGATAATTCAATAACTCTGCACTTTTGGCAAAGAAGACGGGGAAAGCCATTTATATAATAATTGGTAAGGTCTATTAGTTGTGGTTATTCACTATAATTTCGAAATAGCGGGGAAGATCGCGAaatttccatatgatcgcaggcaatcgtgtacgattatatggaaactcgTCCTGCGATCCAATGCGATCATATTGTTCTAAAATCTCGATTTCTCAATTCACCATCATTTGATTTTTCACtgcatttacaaaaaaataatataaaggCAATCACATGTATTTAGCAGAATATTGATTTAGTCAAGTTATTATTTATGCGATAAGTATTTTTATACGTACCTATGTACATATCAACTTACGTGCCAGTCGCGAGGTTCTATTTAAAGCATTTAATTActataagaaaacaaatattttcgTAATAAACTGCTATTCAAAAGTGTGACTCTatattaaaattgttttaccTTTTAATTACCCCCATGTAATCCTGAATCTCCTTTCTATTTGTACTTTTTCACGCTTTTCATTTTTTGGCCAACTCTGAGTAGGCTTTCGATGTCTGACAACAGTTAACTCTCGAGCTACCTCCAAAAAGGAAGTTTATGCCCAAattgaaaatagaaaatttgaaagtTGTTCACATCTTTTTACAACATTGCTTCattggaagcacgggtggcctagtgtgttagggCGTCgtcctctcaccgctgtggcccaggttcgaatcctggctcaatctggggattttttccgaGTTCCTGtcttgattcgaatttgtgtcacaagtgagttgaagttattctcacatgtttccagtcttctcggataaggacactcaaatggaggtcccgtctcttccagctgcactacattaacctgaaccgaagggacgtaaaagaaccactggggacgcaataaaccctctggcagtgaccatccccagtgacagtgcttactaaccgagggccatatgttagaaaactgtatattcggttaaatatgttaccctcgataaacaaagattaaactAAACTGACCGCAGTTTACGCGATCTCCATGCCAACAGCCGATAGATACTCCATATACCTCGTACAAATGTGTCTTCTCCGATCGTTAACGCGATCGTAAGCGCGCGTAAAACGGGAAAATAGGGAAGTGCCGCCCTTGATTTGCCGTCCAGGAACACAACGCCGTTTTTGAGCGATTCGTGAGCGCGCGCATTGAGGTCCATATTGTCGTGGAAAACCAGAAGACGCTGCGCTAGGGTGACGCGGGCGATGTTCGTAAGGAAGTCTACAGGGGTATGCATCGGTAAGACAACGCATGGAAATAGTGTTTGACAACAGCTGATATATGACCATGGGCGTCACCTAGGGTACAGCTGATATATTACCACGG encodes:
- the LOC5504807 gene encoding stress response protein NST1, giving the protein MVEMTDSTVLVERKTSYSEVLKQGPKKDNETNKQYLNGGVYFRRNERSNSECSSDSQLDNLLEAADRIKEGKNNKAKRRVHFNLSNNEEFSYSYSQYTELSDEEGSHTSHLSTNINFTSYYMNGHDDDSGDDDDDDYDDDDDDDEDDDNDYGTDTSEEGSNHGLGKYGYLVDKSGENRKDVNGNIGVVQNGDAVTDTSYEHQEIASKNEYNNKETGEKVSQVNQLESALSQRKNSVQRQLSDLSESLKKAREETNKEMEQLKKDLEARRHEYITDINNIHLQREEQKRKFEEELEEFQNEEKLEERRQRYHEHEALITKQELELEERKKQAIEQDREIRDYEEYLNRRHAVCNNKEKDLVELQNDLDTLSQELEAKRERLLNKSKALEQNMQQALEQEESGASAIPPPPLVERRSRSASRVSGLNRGTDMRIEELKYQNKQLLEELFTLKKAVEAGNEREAETHQTMEALAVENKRLTQKVKHLETQLELARKSADLASDSSGPSVDEILRKTTADMRNSRVGLRPSRMSIHSNNGSHARLAREPSKESVHSKGSGSSDSVKNSKSSKTSKSPARGNSKDGGETGNGRVTNGNEKVTSALCVVM